A genomic segment from Roseibium algicola encodes:
- a CDS encoding RsmB/NOP family class I SAM-dependent RNA methyltransferase, with protein sequence MKDGGRLAAAIEVLTEVETRHRPVQLALKDWGSAHRFAGSGDRTVIGNLVFDALRNKASLGARMKDGSARAVVLATYCLGWGKGLQALSDILEQDHHAPAALSADEIACLSQEPDSTPSPFEQADIPEWLWPHFETVFGESAIEEGQALATRAPVDMRTNTLKSDRDKVLKRLAHTGAKVTPLSPVGARIEAKPDLGRMPHVQAEEGYRKGWFELQDEASQLAAHLAQAKPGEQVLDFCAGGGGKTLALAASMQNKGQLYAYDADRLRLAPIHERLQRAGVRNIQVRDPATSSLEDLVNQMDLVFIDAPCTGTGVWRRRPDSKWKLAEKALQDRIEDQRRVLESASRYVKPGGRLAYATCSVLREENQAQADWFLEQNPSFQSVSALDIWKTTLPDARLPKYVSDRGDILLTPGSTQTDGFFIALFRRVQ encoded by the coding sequence ATGAAAGATGGCGGACGCCTGGCGGCGGCAATTGAAGTCCTGACAGAAGTGGAAACGCGGCACAGGCCTGTGCAGCTTGCCCTGAAAGACTGGGGTTCCGCACACCGGTTTGCAGGTTCCGGTGACCGGACAGTCATCGGCAATCTTGTGTTTGACGCACTTCGGAACAAGGCTTCGCTTGGTGCAAGAATGAAAGACGGTTCGGCAAGAGCCGTCGTTCTAGCGACCTATTGCCTGGGTTGGGGCAAAGGCCTGCAGGCGTTAAGCGACATTCTTGAGCAGGATCATCATGCTCCGGCTGCATTGTCAGCTGATGAAATCGCTTGCCTCTCGCAGGAGCCTGACAGCACGCCGTCGCCTTTTGAACAGGCAGATATTCCAGAATGGCTTTGGCCGCATTTTGAGACCGTCTTCGGCGAAAGCGCCATTGAAGAAGGCCAGGCGCTGGCAACACGCGCTCCGGTCGACATGAGAACCAATACGCTCAAATCTGACCGGGACAAGGTTCTCAAGCGGTTGGCTCATACCGGGGCAAAGGTAACACCGCTGTCACCGGTTGGTGCGCGCATCGAGGCCAAGCCTGATCTTGGCCGAATGCCGCATGTTCAGGCTGAGGAAGGCTATCGAAAGGGTTGGTTTGAATTGCAGGACGAGGCCAGCCAACTGGCGGCTCATCTCGCACAAGCCAAACCTGGCGAACAGGTGCTGGACTTTTGCGCTGGCGGTGGTGGCAAGACACTGGCTCTGGCTGCCTCCATGCAGAACAAGGGGCAGCTATACGCCTATGACGCCGACCGTCTCAGGCTTGCTCCGATCCACGAAAGACTGCAGCGGGCCGGTGTTCGAAACATTCAGGTGAGAGATCCGGCAACTTCAAGTCTCGAAGATCTTGTCAATCAGATGGACCTGGTTTTCATCGACGCCCCTTGCACGGGGACCGGCGTATGGCGTCGCCGCCCGGACTCCAAGTGGAAGTTGGCGGAAAAGGCCTTGCAGGATCGTATCGAAGACCAGCGCCGTGTACTGGAAAGCGCGAGCAGATACGTCAAGCCGGGGGGACGTCTTGCCTATGCGACCTGTTCCGTCCTGCGTGAGGAAAACCAGGCCCAGGCGGACTGGTTCCTGGAGCAAAATCCGTCGTTCCAGTCTGTTTCCGCACTGGATATCTGGAAAACAACTCTGCCGGATGCACGGCTCCCGAAATACGTTTCCGACCGTGGCGACATTCTGCTGACGCCCGGATCGACCCAAACGGACGGTTTCTTCATTGCCCTGTTCCGGCGGGTGCAGTGA